From a region of the Primulina eburnea isolate SZY01 chromosome 7, ASM2296580v1, whole genome shotgun sequence genome:
- the LOC140836199 gene encoding uncharacterized protein isoform X3, whose translation MEMREIGARQILVYMGHLYKDLKKKDKADFFSFVDPGNIPTCPIGTDGRDLSQHIADQLEAVCRDSICFIPYNTGYHWILTIVNEDKNMVYLLDSTSNRIRDDTWKTIVTNGVKMYNASQGISKGPGYKILTGNMKQSGSVECGYCVMRYMKEIVDCDDPHLEKMFAGCIKNQYYTQCQFDEVRSEWSEFVYSHVGA comes from the exons ATGGAGATGAGGGAGATCGGTGCCAGACAAATTTTAGTTTACATGGG TCACCTCTACaaagatttgaagaaaaaagaCAAAGCTGATTTTTTTTCGTTTGTGGATCCCGGTAATATTCCTACATGCCCGATTGGCACAGATGGCCGTGACTTGTCACAACATATTGCTGACCAATTGGAAGCAGTGTGTAGAGATAGCATATGCTTCATCCCCTACAACACTGG GTATCATTGGATCTTGACAATCGTTAACGAAGATAAGAATATGGTATATTTATTGGATTCTACGTCTAACAGGATCCGAGATGATACATGGAAAACTATTGTGACAAA TGGGGTGAAGATGTACAATGCCTCTCAGGGTATTTCTAAAGGGCCAGGTTATAAAATATTGACG GGTAATATGAAACAAAGTGGTTCGGTTGAGTGTGGATATTGTGTCATGAGGTACATGAAAGAGATTGTCGATTGCGATGATCCACACTTGGAGAAGATG TTTGCAGGATGCATCAAGAATCAATATTACACCCAATGTCAATTTGACGAGGTCAGAAGTGAATGGAGTGAATTTGTTTACTCTCATGTAGGTGCTTAG
- the LOC140836199 gene encoding uncharacterized protein isoform X1 yields the protein MDKSWIHLDRRSKQYEEGVELFIRGCLEKSHIDPNLIHCPCCKCKNLKKRPAKSIREHLYFHGFSQNYVNWIWHGESAESDKVNWSTNKEPIGKYHGNFETTNMCEAAYDNYTENPEAFMEFLEEAEKPLYNGCKRYTKLSAIVKLYNNKAKHGMSDALFSDLLMDFGDMLPDNHNLPTKMYDVKKTLSCLALSHEKIHACSNDCILYRKQYKDCVNCPKCGLSRWKLTKKKGVPAKVCTMPLRVFLKGQGNMKQSGSVECGYCVMRYMKEIVDCDDPHLEKMFAGCIKNQYYTQCQFDEVRSEWSEFVYSHVGA from the exons ATGGATAAATCTTGGATTCACTTGGATAGAAGGTCAAAACAGTACGAGGAGGGTGTGGAACTGTTTATCAGAGGTTGTTTAGAGAAATCTCATATTGACCCCAATTTAATTCATTGTCCTTGTTGCAAatgtaaaaatcttaaaaaaagaCCAGCTAAGTCCATTCGAGAGCATCTTTATTTCCATGGTTTTAGTCAAAATTATGTGAATTGGATTTGGCACGGTGAGTCTGCTGAAAGTGACAAAGTAAATTGGAGCACGAACAAGGAGCCAATTGGTAAGTATCACGGAAACTTTGAAACCACTAATATGTGTGAGGCAGCATATGATAACTATACAGAAAATCCAGAAGCGTTTATGGAATTTTTGGAGGAAGCAGAGAAACCTTTGTATAATGGATGTAAGCGTTACACAAAGTTGAGTGCAATTGTGAAACTATACAACAACAAAGCAAAGCATGGGATGAGTGACGCTCTATTTTCCGATCTACTAATGGATTTTGGGGATATGCTACCAGATAATCACAACCTGCCAACCAAAATGTATGATGTAAAAAAGACATTGAGTTGTTTGGCGTTGAGTCATGAAAAGATTCATGCTTGTTCCAATGATTGCATTCTTTATAGGAAACAATATAAAGATTGCGTAAACTGCCCTAAATGTGGCTTGTCACGGTGGAAGCTAACCAAGAAGAAAGGTGTTCCTGCAAAGGT ATGTACAATGCCTCTCAGGGTATTTCTAAAGGGCCAG GGTAATATGAAACAAAGTGGTTCGGTTGAGTGTGGATATTGTGTCATGAGGTACATGAAAGAGATTGTCGATTGCGATGATCCACACTTGGAGAAGATG TTTGCAGGATGCATCAAGAATCAATATTACACCCAATGTCAATTTGACGAGGTCAGAAGTGAATGGAGTGAATTTGTTTACTCTCATGTAGGTGCTTAG
- the LOC140836199 gene encoding uncharacterized protein isoform X2, protein MDKSWIHLDRRSKQYEEGVELFIRGCLEKSHIDPNLIHCPCCKCKNLKKRPAKSIREHLYFHGFSQNYVNWIWHGESAESDKVNWSTNKEPIGKYHGNFETTNMCEAAYDNYTENPEAFMEFLEEAEKPLYNGCKRYTKLSAIVKLYNNKAKHGMSDALFSDLLMDFGDMLPDNHNLPTKMKQYKDCVNCPKCGLSRWKLTKKKGVPAKVCTMPLRVFLKGQGNMKQSGSVECGYCVMRYMKEIVDCDDPHLEKMFAGCIKNQYYTQCQFDEVRSEWSEFVYSHVGA, encoded by the exons ATGGATAAATCTTGGATTCACTTGGATAGAAGGTCAAAACAGTACGAGGAGGGTGTGGAACTGTTTATCAGAGGTTGTTTAGAGAAATCTCATATTGACCCCAATTTAATTCATTGTCCTTGTTGCAAatgtaaaaatcttaaaaaaagaCCAGCTAAGTCCATTCGAGAGCATCTTTATTTCCATGGTTTTAGTCAAAATTATGTGAATTGGATTTGGCACGGTGAGTCTGCTGAAAGTGACAAAGTAAATTGGAGCACGAACAAGGAGCCAATTGGTAAGTATCACGGAAACTTTGAAACCACTAATATGTGTGAGGCAGCATATGATAACTATACAGAAAATCCAGAAGCGTTTATGGAATTTTTGGAGGAAGCAGAGAAACCTTTGTATAATGGATGTAAGCGTTACACAAAGTTGAGTGCAATTGTGAAACTATACAACAACAAAGCAAAGCATGGGATGAGTGACGCTCTATTTTCCGATCTACTAATGGATTTTGGGGATATGCTACCAGATAATCACAACCTGCCAACCAAAAT GAAACAATATAAAGATTGCGTAAACTGCCCTAAATGTGGCTTGTCACGGTGGAAGCTAACCAAGAAGAAAGGTGTTCCTGCAAAGGT ATGTACAATGCCTCTCAGGGTATTTCTAAAGGGCCAG GGTAATATGAAACAAAGTGGTTCGGTTGAGTGTGGATATTGTGTCATGAGGTACATGAAAGAGATTGTCGATTGCGATGATCCACACTTGGAGAAGATG TTTGCAGGATGCATCAAGAATCAATATTACACCCAATGTCAATTTGACGAGGTCAGAAGTGAATGGAGTGAATTTGTTTACTCTCATGTAGGTGCTTAG